The following are encoded in a window of Pongo abelii isolate AG06213 chromosome 16, NHGRI_mPonAbe1-v2.0_pri, whole genome shotgun sequence genomic DNA:
- the LOC134760257 gene encoding ubiquitin-conjugating enzyme E2 Q2-like, whose amino-acid sequence MTSITSTSEASPEHGPEPGPAGSAEACPPVKASCSPSRHEARPKSLNLLPEAKHPGDPQRGFKPKTRTPEERLKWPHEQNGTTEEVTSEEEEEEEMAEDIEDLDHYEMKAEPISGKKLEDEGIEKENLAILEKIRKTERQDLLIVVDPDSPLHSDLQILKEKEGVSFKKLLWLSTGLSS is encoded by the exons ATGACCAGCATCACCAGCACCAGTGAGGCCAGCCCCGAGCATGGGCCTGAGCCAGGGCCTGCAGGCTCTGCAGAGGCCTGCCCACCCGTCAAGGCCAGCTGCAGCCCCAGCAGGCACGAGGCGAGGCCCAAGTCGCTGAACCTCCTTCCCGAGGCCAAGCACCCCGGAGACCCCCAGAGAGGCTTCAAGCCCAAGACCAGGACCCCAGAAGAGAGGCTGAAGTGGCCCCACGAGCAG AATGGGACAACAGAAGAAGTGACttcagaggaagaggaagaagaggagatggCTGAA gATATAGAAGACTTAGATCACTACGAGATGAAAGCAGAGCCGATTAGTGGGAAAAAGTTGGAGGATGAaggaattgaaaaagaaaatttggcaatATTAGAGAAAATTAGGAAGACTGAAAGGCAAGACCTTTTAATTGT GGTTGACCCTGATAGTCCTTTGCACAGTGATCTTcagatcttaaaagaaaaagaaggtgtaTCTTTTAAG AAACTGTTGTGGTTGTCAACTGGGTTGTCTTCCTGA